One window of the Quadrisphaera setariae genome contains the following:
- a CDS encoding FMN-dependent NADH-azoreductase: protein MPHLLHLDSSIGPASGPGASRSREITATFAREWQAAAGAGATVTHRDLVADPLPHLLDPDLHWAPALRPEGSTPDPGAEALQARLLEELLAADVLLVGAPLYNYSLPSTLKVWLDNVHVPGTTTPFPGHEAQPLAGRTAVVVTSRGGTYDPGTPTADWDHAVPPLQIVLGDAFGMDVRVITTSATLSEHVEALSAGADRARADRAAAHEQAAALAHELAAANL, encoded by the coding sequence ATGCCGCACCTGCTGCACCTCGACTCCTCCATCGGCCCCGCCTCCGGCCCGGGCGCCTCGCGCTCGCGCGAGATCACCGCGACCTTCGCCCGGGAGTGGCAGGCGGCCGCGGGCGCCGGCGCCACGGTCACGCACCGCGACCTCGTCGCCGACCCGCTCCCGCACCTGCTCGACCCGGACCTGCACTGGGCGCCGGCGCTGCGCCCGGAGGGGTCGACCCCCGACCCCGGCGCCGAGGCGCTGCAGGCCCGGCTGCTCGAGGAGCTGCTCGCCGCGGACGTGCTGCTGGTGGGTGCGCCCCTCTACAACTACTCGCTGCCGTCCACCCTGAAGGTGTGGCTCGACAACGTCCACGTGCCGGGCACCACCACGCCGTTCCCCGGCCACGAGGCGCAGCCGCTGGCCGGGCGCACCGCCGTCGTCGTCACCAGCCGCGGCGGCACCTACGACCCCGGGACGCCCACCGCTGACTGGGACCACGCCGTGCCGCCGCTGCAGATCGTGCTCGGGGACGCCTTCGGCATGGACGTCCGCGTCATCACCACCAGCGCCACGCTGTCCGAGCACGTCGAGGCGCTCAGCGCCGGGGCGGACCGCGCCAGGGCCGACCGCGCGGCCGCCCACGAGCAGGCCGCGGCCCTCGCGCACGAGCTCGCCGCCGCGAACCTGTAG
- the orn gene encoding oligoribonuclease, which produces MTGLDLGVDALVEVAVLVTDSDLEIIDEGIDVVIKPSDESLAQMREVVRTMHTTSGLLEELPNGVTLEEANRLVLEYVRGHVPEARKAPLAGNSVGTDRGFLARDMPELDDHLHYRIIDVSSIKELARRWYPRAYFAAPAKNGGHRALADIRESITELRYYRQAVFVPDPGPDSATAKAAAERVTRG; this is translated from the coding sequence ATGACCGGCCTCGACCTCGGCGTCGACGCCCTGGTCGAGGTGGCCGTCCTCGTCACCGACTCCGACCTGGAGATCATCGACGAGGGGATCGACGTCGTCATCAAGCCCTCGGACGAGTCCCTGGCGCAGATGCGCGAGGTGGTGCGCACCATGCACACCACCTCCGGGCTGCTGGAGGAGCTGCCGAACGGCGTCACGCTGGAGGAGGCCAACCGCCTCGTGCTGGAGTACGTGCGCGGCCACGTCCCCGAGGCCCGCAAGGCGCCGCTGGCCGGCAACTCGGTCGGCACCGACCGCGGCTTCCTCGCGCGCGACATGCCCGAGCTCGACGACCACCTGCACTACCGGATCATCGACGTGAGCTCCATCAAGGAGCTGGCGCGGCGCTGGTACCCCCGCGCGTACTTCGCGGCTCCCGCCAAGAACGGCGGCCACCGGGCGCTCGCGGACATCCGCGAGTCCATCACCGAGCTGAGGTACTACCGCCAGGCCGTCTTCGTGCCCGACCCCGGGCCCGACTCGGCGACGGCCAAGGCCGCCGCCGAGCGCGTCACCCGCGGCTGA
- a CDS encoding PrsW family intramembrane metalloprotease — protein MEPAPAVVLRGEGEPHLHLPQRRARRTGLGRVLLRIALVVVIAGCGLLTVLLVATDTGITGFGVGTLLALLPVVPVVAAILWLDRYEHEPPRQLVFAFAWGAFVATFVSLVLNTSSMELIRAAGGNPDSAAVLVAPVVEETTKGLAVLLLFLFRRREFDGVVDGIVYAALAGVGFAFVENVLYLGRSFSEDGGGVTAVTFVVRCLFSPFAHPLFTAAIGVGIGVAASRRNPAVRVFAPILGWCVAVALHALWNLTASQGLQGFIGTYVALQVPIFAAAVAVAVVARTREGRVLRRHLAGYAQAGWITPAEAAMLASLSERSRARDWAGRALGPQAKGAMRDFQELASEVAFLRDRMERGTAPAGAADAELAGLQSMWRLRRAFVPTGA, from the coding sequence GTGGAGCCAGCCCCCGCCGTCGTCCTCCGCGGTGAGGGTGAGCCGCACCTGCACCTGCCCCAGCGGCGGGCGCGCCGCACAGGCCTCGGCCGGGTGCTCCTGCGGATCGCGCTCGTCGTCGTCATCGCCGGCTGCGGCCTGCTCACCGTGCTGCTCGTGGCCACCGACACCGGCATCACCGGCTTCGGGGTGGGGACGCTGCTGGCGCTGCTGCCCGTGGTGCCGGTGGTCGCGGCGATCCTCTGGCTGGACCGGTACGAGCACGAGCCGCCCCGCCAGCTGGTGTTCGCCTTCGCCTGGGGCGCCTTCGTGGCGACCTTCGTCTCGCTGGTGCTGAACACCTCCTCGATGGAGCTCATCCGCGCTGCCGGGGGGAACCCCGACTCCGCCGCCGTGCTCGTGGCGCCGGTCGTGGAGGAGACCACCAAGGGCCTGGCGGTGCTGCTGCTGTTCCTGTTCCGCCGCCGCGAGTTCGACGGCGTGGTGGACGGCATCGTCTACGCGGCCCTCGCCGGCGTCGGCTTCGCCTTCGTGGAGAACGTGCTCTACCTGGGGCGCAGCTTCTCCGAGGACGGCGGCGGGGTGACCGCCGTGACGTTCGTGGTGCGCTGCCTGTTCAGCCCCTTCGCGCACCCGCTGTTCACCGCGGCCATCGGCGTGGGCATCGGTGTGGCGGCCTCCCGGCGCAACCCCGCGGTGCGGGTCTTCGCTCCGATCCTGGGGTGGTGCGTGGCGGTGGCGCTGCACGCGCTGTGGAACCTCACCGCCTCGCAGGGCCTGCAGGGCTTCATCGGCACCTACGTGGCGCTGCAGGTGCCGATCTTCGCCGCCGCGGTGGCCGTGGCCGTGGTGGCCCGCACCCGCGAGGGCCGCGTCCTGCGCCGCCACCTGGCCGGCTACGCGCAGGCCGGGTGGATCACCCCGGCGGAGGCGGCGATGCTCGCGTCCCTGTCGGAGCGGTCGCGCGCTCGCGACTGGGCCGGGCGCGCCCTCGGGCCGCAGGCCAAGGGAGCCATGCGCGACTTCCAGGAGCTGGCCAGCGAGGTGGCGTTCCTGAGGGACCGCATGGAGCGGGGCACAGCGCCCGCCGGGGCCGCCGACGCGGAGCTGGCGGGCCTGCAGTCGATGTGGCGGCTGCGGCGCGCGTTCGTCCCCACCGGTGCCTGA
- a CDS encoding oxidoreductase, which produces MTTWLITGCSSGLGRALATAVLERGWNAVVTARDPQTVSDLADAHPDTALALPLDVTDGAQVQAAVQAAVERFGAVDVLVNNAGYGYRSAVEEGEDDAVRALFDTNVHGAVAMTKAVLPGMRARRSGAVVNISSIGAQLCPPGSGYYAATKLALEGITGSLRAELAPLGICAVCVEPGGFRTDFAGRSLTGTSTVIDDYAETVDARRKENDRVHGTQLGDPALAARAIIDAVRSPEPPAMLLLGSDALDAARKTNEARRRELESWAAVSTSTDVRAQDGAEGSAG; this is translated from the coding sequence ATGACCACCTGGCTCATCACCGGCTGCTCCAGCGGCCTCGGGCGCGCCCTGGCCACCGCCGTCCTCGAGCGCGGCTGGAACGCCGTCGTCACCGCCCGGGACCCGCAGACCGTCAGCGACCTCGCGGACGCGCACCCGGACACCGCCCTCGCGCTGCCCCTGGACGTCACCGACGGCGCGCAGGTGCAGGCGGCCGTGCAGGCGGCCGTCGAGCGCTTCGGCGCCGTGGACGTCCTGGTCAACAACGCCGGCTACGGCTACCGCTCCGCCGTCGAGGAGGGCGAGGACGACGCCGTGCGCGCCCTCTTCGACACCAACGTGCACGGCGCCGTCGCGATGACCAAGGCGGTGCTCCCCGGCATGCGCGCCCGCCGCAGCGGCGCCGTCGTGAACATCTCCTCCATCGGCGCCCAGCTCTGCCCGCCCGGCTCGGGCTACTACGCGGCGACCAAGCTGGCGCTGGAGGGCATCACCGGCTCGCTGCGCGCGGAGCTGGCGCCGCTGGGGATCTGCGCGGTGTGCGTGGAGCCCGGCGGCTTCCGCACCGACTTCGCGGGCAGGTCCCTCACCGGCACCTCCACCGTCATCGACGACTACGCCGAGACCGTCGACGCCCGCCGCAAGGAGAACGACAGGGTCCACGGCACGCAGCTGGGAGACCCGGCGCTCGCCGCCCGCGCCATCATCGACGCCGTCAGGTCTCCCGAGCCTCCGGCGATGCTCCTGCTCGGCAGCGACGCCCTCGACGCGGCGCGGAAGACCAACGAGGCCCGGCGCCGCGAGCTGGAGTCGTGGGCCGCGGTCTCGACCAGCACGGACGTCCGCGCCCAGGACGGCGCAGAGGGCAGCGCGGGCTGA
- a CDS encoding NUDIX hydrolase yields the protein MDTRVAAYAVVVAEHEGRPCMLLAHWNEHGRSGWTLPGGGIDPGEDLADAAVREVLEENGYAAELEALLGVDSAVVAPEHRVGADRGPMHALRIVYRARVVGGALRDEVGGSTDRAAWVPLKDVGALDRVELVDAGRRFAGLL from the coding sequence GTGGACACCCGGGTCGCCGCGTACGCCGTCGTCGTCGCCGAGCACGAGGGGCGGCCGTGCATGCTGCTGGCGCACTGGAACGAGCACGGGCGCTCGGGGTGGACGCTGCCCGGGGGCGGCATCGACCCCGGGGAGGACCTGGCGGACGCCGCGGTGCGCGAGGTGCTCGAGGAGAACGGGTACGCGGCGGAGCTCGAGGCGCTCCTCGGCGTGGACTCCGCGGTGGTGGCGCCGGAGCACCGAGTGGGCGCGGACCGCGGGCCGATGCACGCGCTGCGGATCGTCTACCGCGCGCGGGTGGTCGGCGGGGCGCTCCGCGACGAGGTCGGCGGCAGCACCGACCGCGCTGCGTGGGTGCCCCTGAAGGACGTCGGAGCGCTCGACCGGGTCGAGCTCGTGGACGCCGGCAGGCGGTTCGCCGGTCTGCTCTGA
- a CDS encoding NUDIX hydrolase N-terminal domain-containing protein, whose protein sequence is MDGGATSSEAPSDPTTSAAERVRRVAVELAALAQDGATFAQDRYDQVRYAQASRLAAELFAVLTARPADDLHAELGRDSGYATPKVDVRGVLFDDDERVLLMQERSDGRWCPPGGWADPLDTPRTAVLREVREESGYAAEVVKLFACWERDVQGHVPPLPVAVFKLFFLCRATGDVRPAQELETLDVGWFSLDALPPLSAARVTERQLRRALEHHRDPSLPVDLD, encoded by the coding sequence GTGGACGGCGGAGCGACCAGCAGCGAGGCACCCAGCGACCCGACGACCAGCGCGGCGGAGCGGGTGCGCAGGGTGGCGGTGGAGCTGGCGGCCCTCGCCCAGGACGGCGCGACCTTCGCGCAGGACCGCTACGACCAGGTGCGCTACGCGCAGGCCAGCCGTCTGGCCGCCGAGCTCTTCGCCGTCCTGACGGCCCGGCCCGCGGACGACCTGCACGCCGAGCTCGGGCGCGACAGCGGGTACGCCACCCCCAAGGTGGACGTGCGCGGCGTGCTCTTCGACGACGACGAGCGCGTGCTGCTCATGCAGGAGCGCTCGGACGGCAGGTGGTGCCCTCCCGGCGGCTGGGCCGACCCGCTGGACACCCCGCGCACCGCGGTGCTGCGCGAGGTCCGCGAGGAGAGCGGCTACGCCGCCGAGGTGGTCAAGCTCTTCGCCTGCTGGGAGCGCGACGTCCAGGGGCACGTCCCGCCGCTGCCGGTGGCCGTGTTCAAGCTGTTCTTCCTGTGCCGGGCCACCGGGGACGTCAGGCCGGCGCAGGAGCTGGAGACCCTCGACGTGGGCTGGTTCTCCCTCGACGCGCTGCCGCCGCTGTCGGCGGCGCGCGTGACCGAGCGCCAGCTGCGGCGGGCGCTCGAGCACCACCGCGACCCCTCCCTGCCGGTCGACCTGGACTGA
- a CDS encoding HEAT repeat domain-containing protein — protein MLAPELTLADVVPGRPLEALLRTLRPSADGSLAVLVALTEHPHPAVRAALAQRLPLLPHGPAGPAPELVSALARLTGDDDARAREAACFALATMWRDHDVPGLCDALAARLHDADADVRDEALLGLAHRRDPRALAAVDVALAGAEGPASRLVLEAAGALGDPSLHEAVRTHAEAWLADEDADPADLDVVEAVVRLTDPDGVGDDLLDGVADLCRARAHARPAGRAVAAWEQLDAVLDVAPHRARQALEEVAARLHGDAAALEHLRERSALGQLAAALPIG, from the coding sequence GTGCTTGCGCCTGAGCTGACCCTGGCCGACGTCGTCCCGGGGAGGCCGCTCGAGGCGCTCCTGCGCACCCTGCGCCCCAGCGCGGACGGCTCGCTCGCCGTGCTCGTCGCCCTCACCGAGCACCCCCACCCGGCGGTGCGCGCCGCCCTGGCCCAGCGCCTGCCGCTCCTGCCCCACGGCCCCGCCGGGCCCGCGCCCGAGCTCGTCAGCGCCCTCGCCCGCCTCACCGGCGACGACGACGCCCGCGCCCGTGAGGCCGCCTGCTTCGCCCTGGCCACCATGTGGCGAGACCACGACGTCCCGGGTCTGTGCGACGCCCTGGCCGCCCGGCTGCACGACGCCGACGCCGACGTGCGCGACGAGGCGCTGCTCGGCCTGGCGCACCGCCGCGACCCGCGGGCGCTGGCCGCGGTCGACGTCGCTCTGGCCGGGGCCGAGGGGCCGGCGTCGCGCCTGGTGCTGGAGGCCGCTGGCGCGCTGGGGGACCCCTCGCTGCACGAGGCGGTGCGCACCCACGCCGAGGCGTGGCTCGCGGACGAGGACGCCGACCCGGCCGACCTCGACGTGGTCGAGGCCGTGGTGCGGCTGACAGACCCCGACGGCGTGGGGGACGACCTGCTCGACGGTGTGGCCGACCTGTGCCGGGCCCGCGCGCACGCCCGCCCCGCCGGCCGTGCGGTGGCCGCGTGGGAGCAGCTCGACGCGGTGCTCGACGTGGCCCCGCACCGCGCCCGCCAGGCGCTGGAGGAGGTGGCGGCGCGGCTGCACGGCGACGCGGCCGCGCTGGAGCACCTGAGGGAGCGCTCCGCGCTCGGCCAGCTCGCTGCCGCCCTGCCGATCGGGTGA
- a CDS encoding HAD-IA family hydrolase produces MERSRSAVQAVVFDIGGVLSAPEGAVPQVAEALGLPVDAVGPAYWGPREAYDRGGALADYWRAVGEALGLDLVGARAAELDDLDARRWGALAPRSADLLAEVSQVAARGAVRLAVLSNAPASLAGVVRASEWSEPFEALLFSAELRAAKPGPAVYAAVEQALDLPGDQLAFFDDRPVNVEAARARGWRAHLWTGADEARAQLVRLGVLDG; encoded by the coding sequence GTGGAACGTTCCCGATCTGCTGTCCAGGCCGTGGTGTTCGACATCGGCGGTGTGCTGTCCGCCCCTGAGGGCGCCGTCCCCCAGGTCGCCGAGGCGCTCGGCCTCCCCGTCGACGCGGTGGGCCCCGCGTACTGGGGGCCGCGAGAGGCCTACGACCGCGGTGGCGCCCTGGCCGACTACTGGCGGGCCGTGGGCGAGGCGCTCGGTCTGGACCTCGTCGGTGCGCGCGCCGCCGAGCTGGACGACCTCGACGCCCGTCGCTGGGGCGCCCTCGCCCCCCGCTCCGCCGACCTGCTCGCCGAGGTCTCGCAGGTGGCGGCCAGGGGAGCTGTCAGGTTGGCGGTGCTGTCCAACGCCCCCGCGTCGCTGGCCGGCGTGGTGAGGGCGTCGGAGTGGTCGGAGCCCTTCGAGGCGCTGCTGTTCTCCGCCGAGCTGCGCGCCGCCAAGCCCGGACCGGCCGTCTACGCCGCCGTCGAGCAGGCGCTCGACCTGCCCGGTGACCAGCTCGCCTTCTTCGACGACAGGCCGGTCAACGTCGAGGCGGCGCGGGCCCGCGGCTGGCGCGCGCACCTGTGGACCGGCGCCGACGAGGCGCGCGCCCAGCTGGTGCGGCTGGGAGTGCTCGATGGCTGA
- a CDS encoding LacI family DNA-binding transcriptional regulator — protein MADRQAEGRGEVERASARPATILDVAARAGVSKSVVSRVLTQAPGVAAATRERVLHAAGELGYVPNTMAQAMVARRTGALGAFVRDASTPFYGHLLTLMQDRAAELGYRVVTATGSGRFSVADERRALDVMTGLRVEGLVICSGLLPERDVEEVAAKVPTVVAGRPLVSDACGSVFCDEAGGGRGVAEHVHALGHRRVAVLVHSPDLSLTLSPRSRAAADHLTELGADVVRLPVHDFWRTTHEDVDAVVAAALDAGATALVLPSDRLALRALEALRVRGLEAPGDLSVTGYDGFGELASPFLGLTTWRQPLPTIARMAVDSLVGLVQGRVDGRGATALAGELVVGRTASTPA, from the coding sequence ATGGCTGACCGGCAGGCCGAGGGGCGGGGCGAGGTCGAGCGCGCCTCGGCCAGGCCGGCGACCATCCTCGACGTCGCGGCGCGGGCCGGGGTCTCCAAGTCGGTGGTGTCCCGGGTGCTCACCCAGGCCCCGGGCGTGGCGGCGGCGACGCGCGAACGCGTGCTGCACGCCGCCGGCGAGCTCGGCTACGTGCCCAACACCATGGCGCAGGCGATGGTCGCCCGGCGCACAGGAGCGCTCGGCGCCTTCGTGCGCGACGCCTCCACCCCGTTCTACGGCCACCTGCTCACGCTCATGCAGGACCGCGCCGCCGAGCTCGGCTACCGCGTGGTGACCGCCACCGGGTCGGGGCGCTTCTCCGTGGCCGACGAGCGTCGGGCCCTCGACGTCATGACCGGGCTGCGGGTGGAGGGGCTGGTCATCTGCAGCGGCCTGCTCCCTGAGCGGGACGTCGAGGAGGTGGCCGCCAAGGTGCCGACCGTGGTGGCCGGCCGGCCGCTCGTCAGCGACGCCTGCGGCAGCGTCTTCTGCGACGAGGCGGGTGGCGGCCGGGGCGTCGCGGAGCACGTGCACGCGCTCGGGCACCGCCGCGTGGCGGTGCTCGTCCACTCCCCGGACCTGTCCCTCACGCTCTCTCCTCGCAGTCGTGCGGCGGCCGACCACCTCACAGAGCTCGGTGCGGACGTGGTGCGCCTGCCGGTGCACGACTTCTGGCGGACCACCCACGAGGACGTCGACGCCGTGGTCGCGGCCGCGCTCGACGCCGGCGCCACGGCGCTCGTGCTGCCCTCGGACCGGTTGGCCCTGCGAGCCCTCGAGGCGCTGCGCGTGCGCGGCCTGGAGGCCCCCGGTGACCTGTCGGTGACCGGGTACGACGGCTTCGGGGAGCTGGCCAGCCCGTTCCTCGGGCTCACCACGTGGCGCCAGCCGCTGCCCACCATCGCGCGGATGGCCGTCGACTCCCTCGTCGGTCTCGTGCAGGGGCGGGTCGACGGCCGCGGCGCCACCGCCCTGGCCGGCGAGCTGGTGGTCGGGCGCACCGCGTCGACCCCCGCCTGA
- a CDS encoding carbohydrate ABC transporter permease — MLLLVFAYWPVLRSAWLSLHGSDLLGRPTRFVGLDNVAQLVLDPALRSVLLTTVVMAAASTALATSAAVLAALLLRRAAARARGAVSLVLSLPFAYSAAAASATFAGLLAPSSGIADRLLAAAGVSGPGWLTEPAWAVASVSVTTAWYEFGFAFLVVLAAVSQLDPAPLEAAALDGAGEWRSNLAIVLPALRPSILFVVVTQTISGLQVFTQVAVLTGGGPGSSTHTLVYELYQRAFGGGLPQYGVASALGLLLLVLVGLVSAAQMRLGRER; from the coding sequence GTGCTCCTGCTCGTCTTCGCCTACTGGCCGGTGCTGCGCAGCGCCTGGCTCAGCCTCCACGGGTCCGACCTCCTGGGCCGTCCCACGCGCTTCGTCGGCCTCGACAACGTCGCGCAGCTGGTGCTCGACCCCGCCCTGCGCTCCGTGCTCCTCACCACCGTCGTCATGGCCGCGGCCTCCACGGCGCTCGCCACCTCGGCCGCGGTGCTCGCGGCCCTCCTGCTGCGCCGAGCCGCCGCGCGCGCCCGCGGCGCGGTCTCCCTCGTCCTGTCGCTGCCCTTCGCCTACTCCGCAGCCGCAGCCTCGGCCACCTTCGCCGGGCTGCTGGCGCCCTCCAGCGGCATCGCCGACCGCCTCCTCGCCGCGGCCGGGGTGAGCGGACCGGGCTGGCTCACCGAACCCGCCTGGGCCGTGGCCAGCGTCTCGGTCACCACCGCCTGGTACGAGTTCGGCTTCGCCTTCCTCGTCGTGCTCGCGGCCGTCAGCCAGCTCGACCCGGCCCCGCTGGAGGCCGCAGCGCTCGACGGCGCGGGGGAGTGGCGCAGCAACCTGGCGATCGTCCTTCCGGCGCTGCGGCCGAGCATCCTCTTCGTGGTGGTCACGCAGACCATCTCCGGGTTGCAGGTCTTCACGCAGGTGGCCGTGCTCACCGGCGGCGGACCGGGCAGCTCCACGCACACGCTGGTCTACGAGCTCTACCAGCGCGCCTTCGGCGGCGGCCTGCCCCAGTACGGCGTCGCCTCCGCGCTGGGGCTGCTGCTGCTCGTGCTGGTCGGGCTGGTCAGCGCCGCGCAGATGCGCCTGGGCAGGGAGCGCTGA
- a CDS encoding carbohydrate ABC transporter permease produces the protein MTGPSTSRALLRPRPLDSALRWTGLAVLVVVVAGPVYLTVATALLTPADIAAGRLLPDPRHLTLANVREALASIPLGRQYLTSVAVTAIQATCQVVLGAMAAYALVFPAWKGRRLVFALLIGTLAIPGETTVLPNYELVSGLGLRDTVIAVALPFLAAAYPVFLLRQAFSDLPREVWEAASLDGAGHLRTLVSVILPMARPQLVTAALWSALAAWNGYFWPLLITDSPQNRTVQVGLAQLVASESSTPGVVYAGTLLVLAPTLLLVLLGQRFLVNGLAARSS, from the coding sequence ATGACCGGCCCCTCGACGTCACGCGCCCTCCTGCGGCCCCGGCCGCTCGACTCCGCCCTGCGGTGGACGGGCCTGGCGGTGCTCGTCGTCGTCGTCGCGGGTCCGGTGTACCTGACCGTCGCCACCGCGCTCCTCACGCCGGCCGACATCGCCGCTGGTCGCCTGCTGCCCGACCCGCGCCACCTCACGCTGGCCAACGTCCGCGAGGCGCTGGCGAGCATCCCGCTGGGCCGGCAGTACCTCACCAGCGTGGCCGTCACCGCGATCCAGGCCACCTGCCAGGTGGTGCTCGGTGCGATGGCCGCCTACGCCCTGGTCTTCCCGGCCTGGAAGGGCCGCCGCCTCGTCTTCGCGCTGCTCATCGGCACCCTGGCCATCCCTGGCGAGACCACGGTGCTGCCCAACTACGAGCTGGTGTCCGGGCTGGGCCTGCGCGACACCGTCATCGCCGTCGCCCTGCCCTTCCTGGCCGCCGCCTACCCGGTCTTCCTGCTGCGCCAGGCGTTCTCCGACCTGCCCCGGGAGGTGTGGGAGGCGGCCTCGCTCGACGGCGCCGGCCACCTGCGCACCCTCGTCAGCGTCATCCTCCCGATGGCGCGACCGCAGCTGGTCACCGCCGCGCTCTGGTCGGCGCTGGCCGCCTGGAACGGCTACTTCTGGCCGCTGCTGATCACCGACTCGCCGCAGAACCGCACCGTGCAGGTCGGGCTCGCCCAGCTCGTGGCCAGCGAGTCCTCCACCCCCGGCGTCGTCTACGCCGGAACGCTCCTCGTCCTCGCACCGACGCTGCTGCTGGTGCTCCTCGGCCAGCGCTTCCTCGTCAACGGCCTGGCCGCCCGCTCCTCCTGA
- a CDS encoding extracellular solute-binding protein, producing the protein MPAPSRRSPRPRRRAVVVAIALGATALTGACSSSASTPGAVSTSALASAGPVTITLWHGLGGAPGDAFAKVVSEFNATNPQHITVDAVFQGSYDDALTKYTAAARDGSTPDVMLTNDISTGFMHDLGQTVPAGDLAKANPGSLDLEHLSPAARNYYTADGTLLAVPFNTSVPLLYVNTDLLAKAGVDTSTLGTTDGLDAAARKVAAALPGVKGFALPQAGGWWYEQMTAAAGEPYCTPDNGRSGGGATALSLTGPAQQQAFATVAGLARDGVSLSTGSDDNALLNAFASGQAAMMFNSSGAYSGLVKAGMKDVTAVPLPLSGPAASSGPLIGGAALWVSGQGHSEAQQAAAWTFISYLSSAEVQEEFSQASGYVPVNTQVASSSTEQSYLAANPVAAVAAKELAEAPVVPATAGCLTGALPTVRKTVVADLSQAINGQGDLAAALAKAEADATRNITDYRAQAGK; encoded by the coding sequence ATGCCCGCTCCCTCGCGTCGCAGCCCCCGCCCTCGCCGTCGTGCCGTCGTGGTGGCCATCGCCCTCGGCGCCACGGCGCTGACCGGTGCCTGCAGCAGCAGCGCCAGCACGCCCGGCGCCGTCAGCACCAGCGCCCTCGCCTCCGCCGGGCCGGTGACGATCACGCTCTGGCACGGCTTGGGCGGAGCCCCCGGAGACGCCTTCGCGAAGGTCGTGAGCGAGTTCAACGCCACCAACCCGCAGCACATCACCGTGGACGCCGTCTTCCAGGGCTCCTACGACGACGCCCTCACCAAGTACACGGCAGCCGCCCGCGACGGCAGCACCCCCGACGTCATGCTCACCAACGACATCTCCACCGGCTTCATGCACGACCTCGGCCAGACCGTGCCCGCCGGCGACCTCGCGAAGGCCAACCCCGGCAGCCTCGACCTCGAGCACCTCTCCCCGGCGGCTCGCAACTACTACACCGCCGACGGCACGCTCCTCGCCGTCCCCTTCAACACCTCGGTGCCGCTCCTCTACGTCAACACCGACCTGCTCGCGAAGGCAGGCGTCGACACCTCCACCCTCGGCACGACGGACGGCCTGGACGCAGCCGCCCGCAAGGTCGCTGCTGCGCTGCCAGGGGTCAAGGGCTTCGCGCTGCCCCAGGCCGGCGGCTGGTGGTACGAGCAGATGACCGCCGCGGCCGGCGAGCCGTACTGCACCCCCGACAACGGGCGCAGCGGCGGCGGTGCCACGGCGCTCTCGCTCACCGGCCCCGCGCAGCAGCAGGCCTTCGCCACCGTGGCCGGCCTCGCGCGCGACGGCGTCTCCCTGAGCACCGGCTCCGACGACAACGCCCTGCTCAACGCCTTCGCCTCCGGCCAGGCGGCCATGATGTTCAACTCCTCCGGCGCGTACAGCGGTCTGGTGAAGGCCGGCATGAAGGACGTCACCGCCGTGCCGCTGCCGCTCAGCGGCCCCGCGGCCTCCAGCGGGCCGCTCATCGGCGGTGCGGCCCTGTGGGTCAGCGGCCAGGGGCACTCCGAGGCGCAGCAGGCGGCCGCGTGGACCTTCATCAGCTACCTCAGCTCCGCGGAGGTCCAGGAGGAGTTCTCCCAGGCCTCCGGCTACGTGCCCGTCAACACGCAGGTCGCCTCCAGCAGCACCGAGCAGAGCTACCTCGCGGCCAACCCGGTCGCGGCCGTCGCCGCGAAGGAGCTGGCGGAGGCCCCGGTGGTCCCCGCGACCGCCGGCTGCCTCACCGGCGCGCTGCCCACCGTGCGCAAGACCGTCGTCGCGGACCTCTCCCAGGCCATCAACGGCCAGGGCGACCTGGCCGCCGCGCTCGCCAAGGCCGAGGCCGACGCCACGAGGAACATCACCGACTACCGCGCCCAGGCGGGGAAGTGA